The Theileria orientalis strain Shintoku DNA, chromosome 2, complete genome genome has a window encoding:
- a CDS encoding uncharacterized protein (oxysterol-binding protein family protein), with amino-acid sequence MTHVDDPVRLDIEVVGSCLLCLRTDTPLEKHKWYVSFKRAQKLAFQPNKKRPESDTLKSAQQLTSGAKENERQVTSSLEKLDTNRSSETSRSVESINANKINQSETTSKSISNIFVKSKKGQGPKSSISYILDNTETFEHISTKILNELESTTNSESLKHLNTFRLIVTDFCCSIKQLSEEEFRPGELQREQYYPKSVEQKKQESSDTAGDPVPNLYSENSVSSETQLYNDQYYECEDSQKGSVKTVQESSEQLSEQFEDSDSSEDLMTESKETKMLDYHDFTLDSGIKEPDRLSESEESMPERYTVESELFKTVKREEEHEEKRDSVEEDEVLQDKQAESRDETPAPVKEDVCEPVAGHSLESQVSNLKLHDATPQIDRSKIQRRTRLPHGRLEHKVSVWSILKDFIGKDLSRIRMPIVFNEPTSNLQRAAEDFTYYKYLNEASEMEKSIDRLANVTIYSITPYCSAVGRSYKPFNPLLGETFEITHAGFNFFAEQVAHHPPILAFHCFNDKFESSGSLNMVINFTGKAIEANIMGPFLVDLKLPSGLEKYSIQRCNMILHNLIFGKMWIEAVGSVIIKNITEGEFSVMQYLKKGCGGSINISTSISDCAESFNSINSNTNYRFNKEIHKVRGLVFDKYGTQHYYISGIWSEHIYIEKVYPQAAKSKQKLLNEDGSLHFSKVSARDKKRDVQYRFKNEADAWDAFVNDIDWENISLVPNTRREAWRPDERPPNNQDYYGFGYLTMQLNELTEDYDRTKGAQMPKTDSRYRPDQRMYENGRLDEANEEKKRLEDKQRAVAKHRADNNLTYKPHWFTKVIDPATHQANWIYKGNYWEKKRDGTVDEGTPDIFG; translated from the exons ATGACACACGTAGACGACCCAGTACGTTTGGATATCGAAGTAGTTGGTAGTTGTTTGCTCTGCCTAAGAACGGACACGCCATTGGAAAAGCATAAGTGGTACGTATCCTTCAAAAGGGCACAGAAGTTAGCATTTCAACCAAATAAAAAGAGGCCGGAGTCGGATACATTAAAATCAGCACAACAGTTAACCAGCGGAGCAAAGGAAAATGAACGCCAAGTAACCTCAAGCCTCGAAAAATTAGATACAAACAGATCATCAGAAACGAGTAGATCAGTAGAGTCAATTAACgctaataaaattaaccaGTCTGAAACGACCAGTAAAAGCATATCGAACATATTCGTTAAGAGTAAAAAAGGTCAAGGACCAAAATCATCAATATCGTATATACTGGACAACACGGAAACTTTCGAGCACATCTCGACGAAAATATTAAACGAACTCGAAAGCACAACCAATTCTGAGTCACTAAAGCACTTAAATACATTCCGCCTTATAGTAACGGATTTCTGCTGTTCAATAAAGCAGCTTAGCGAAGAGGAGTTTAGACCAGGGGAACTACAGAGAGAACAGTATTACCCGAAGAGTGTAGAGCAAAAAAAGCAAGAGTCGTCGGACACAGCAGGAGATCCTGTACCGAACTTGTACTCGGAAAACTCAGTGTCCTCAGAAACGCAGTTATACAACGACCAATACTACGAGTGCGAGGATTCGCAGAAGGGGTCAGTGAAAACAGTACAAGAATCGTCAGAGCAACTATCGGAACAGTTTGAGGACTCGGACTCGTCTGAAGATTTGATGACCGAGTCAaaagaaacaaaaatgCTCGACTACCATGACTTCACACTAGACAGCGGAATAAAGGAGCCAGATCGACTGAGCGAGTCGGAGGAATCGATGCCGGAAAGGTACACGGTAGAGTCCgaattgtttaaaacagTAAAGCGAGAGGAGGAGCACGAGGAGAAGAGAGACTCGgttgaagaagacgaagtgTTACAGGACAAGCAGGCAGAGTCGCGAGACGAAACGCCGGCACCGGTGAAGGAAGATGTGTGTGAGCCTGTTGCCGGACACTCCCTCGAATCCCAGGTTTCGAACCTCAAGTTGCACGACGCGACTCCTCAGATTGACAGGTCTAAGATTCAGAGGAGAACGAGGCTCCCGCACGGGAGGCTGGAACATAAG GTTTCAGTCTGGTCAATTCTAAAGGACTTTATCGGCAAGGACCTGTCGCGCATCAGGATGCCGATAGTATTTAACGAGCCCACGTCTAATTTGCAGAGGGCGGCAGAAGACTTCACATACTACAAGTACTTGAACGAAGCGTCAGAAATGGAAAAATCAATCGATAGACTGGCAAACGTAACCATTTACAGTATCACGCCATACTGTTCGGCAGTAGGAAGGTCCTACAAGCCATTTAACCCTCTACTTGGTGAAACGTTCGAAATAACCCATGCGGGTTTCAATTTTTTCGCAGAACAG GTTGCACATCATCCTCCCATTTTGGCGTTCCATTGCTTCAACGATAAGTTTGAGTCGTCAGGGAGCCTGAACATGGTGATAAACTTCACAGGAAAGGCAATCGAG GCGAACATAATGGGACCGTTTTTGGTGGACCTGAAGTTGCCATCGGGACTGGAAAAGTATAGCATACAAAGGTGCAACATgattttacataatttaatatttggaAAAATGTGGATCGAAGCAGTGGGCTCCGTAATCATAAAGAACATAACAGAGGGAGAGTTCTCAGTTATGCAGTATTTGAAGAAGGGATG TGGTGGTAGCATTAACATTAGTACTAGTATAAGTGATTGTGCTGAAAGTTTTAATAGCATCAACAGTAACACTAATTACAGGTTCAATAAGGAAATCCATAAAGTCAGAGGGCTCGTATTCGATAAATACGGAACACAGCACTATTACATATCCGGGATCTGGAGCgaacatatatacatagaAAAGGTGTACCCGCAGGCGGCGAAGAGTAagcagaagctgctgaacgaaGACGGAAGCCTGCACTTCAGCAAGGTAAGCGCTAGAGACAAGAAAAGAGACGTTCAGTACCGATTTAAAAACGAAGCGGACGCATGGGACGCCTTCGTAAACGATATCGACTGGGAAAACATCAGCCTCGTCCCGAACACAAGAAGAGAAGCGTGGAGACCAGACGAAAGACCGCCGAACAACCAGGACTACTACGGATTCGGATACCTGACAATGCAGCTCAACGAGTTGACGGAAGACTACGACAGAACTAAGGGAGCACAAATGCCAAAAACAGACTCGAGATATAGACCGGACCAGAGAATGTACGAAAACGGAAGACTGGACGAAGCCaacgaggagaagaagagacTGGAAGATAAGCAAAG ggCCGTCGCGAAACACCGCGCAGACAACAACCTGACGTACAAGCCGCACTGGTTCACAAAAGTAATAGACCCTGCCACACATCAGGCAAACTGGATCTACAAG GGAAACTACTGGGAAAAGAAACGTGACGGGACGGTCGACGAAGGGACCCCTGACATCTTCGGATAA
- a CDS encoding uncharacterized protein (Myb, DNA-binding domain containing protein): METGSHSTDDSSTNNMWYNSWLYSILSTNDKQGSLQLLSADFYSYALLKRFKNLKETALGISRSSINVNPERIKNLINLSKQQLRGVKSNHSQRDYKKDYFESSDYNEPCVTRPSGNRHKFLEGMLQMDPGRCTEAKYSWVFHEFENYVIKLFSIHPTLWSGRRGVFMEDDGAAVNSCLNYVRFYESAMHLLSQKLHHHFYLTVFLLIVLLRNARRLLHHYKTNATFFELTLIMVEGIQLCQNHLYNAFLSDERIFRSPLHEDNYYRVEHEESIKSHNDECNNCKNQISNICKDEKLKLEVDASREGSTVGDEDGSAGPEDSCRSERSALGGYGDFIGAHESTYPRMTKRESHFGPSLDYDKSEIFHLQYLNVVLDCEVAKWIAELCKLARVYCKMGKGPVLLERKYTKLVPDPKGSVIPSLCTAQFTNLSAHRKVKENRATRYKKKRQVQNQEHKKHGLLYHLSSHRHHEEILSRIQSISESISRSLSQSQSASQTSRSSLSQSMLESPNLSQSHSQIRDQTPRELISQSKDLMERFEFSDDPGSSASSDQVTPQSRSVSQGKAAKTASPAKVKEKDPPKPKKRSGKPEVKPKKSKYQKWNLEEVELFIKALNTYGDGKWRHIEQMYFLGKKSQAQLKDKWVNLVKFGHIKKVDIIRENGTIGRIWVPVESPGITDFKAK, translated from the exons ATGGAGACCGGTTCGCATAGTACTGATGATTCTTCAACCAATAACATGTGGTATAACAGTTGGTTGTACTCAATTTTAAGCACAAACGATAAACAAGGCTCACTACAACTACTCAGCGCAGATTTCTACTCATATGCGCTGTTAAAAAGGTTCAAAAACTTGAAGGAAACAGCATTAGGTATATCAAGGAGCTCCATCAATGTAAACCCGGAAAGGATTaagaatttaataaatttaagcAAGCAGCAGTTGCGAGGAGTTAAGAGTAACCATAGCCAAAGGGATTACAAAAAGGATTATTTTGAGAGTTCGGACTACAATGAACCATGTGTGACGAGGCCTTCGGGGAACAGGCACAAGTTTCTGGAAGGAATGCTGCAAATGGACCCGGGCAGGTGCACGGAAGCGAAGTACAGCTGGGTGTTCCACGAGTTTGAGAACTACGTCATCAAGCTGTTCTCAATACATCCGACGCTCTGGTCGGGCAGGAGAGGAGTGTTCATGGAGGACGACGGGGCAGCCGTGAATTCGTGTCTGAACTACGTGAGGTTCTACGAGTCAGCAATGCACCTCCTATCGCAAAAACTGCACCACCACTTCTACCTGACGGTGTTCCTGCTGATCGTGCTGCTGAGGAACGCGAGGAGGCTGCTGCACCACTACAAGACGAACGCGACCTTCTTCGAACTCACCCTGATAATGGTGGAAGGGATACAACTCTGCCAAAACCACCTGTACAACGCCTTTCTGTCAGACGAACGGATATTCAGAAGCCCACTGCACGAAGATAATTACTATCGCGTGGAACACGAGGAG TCGATCAAGTCCCACAACGACGAGTGCAACAACTGCAAGAATCAAATAAGCAACATCTGCAAGGACGAGAAGCTTAAGTTGGAAGTGGACGCGTCGCGCGAAGGGAGCACCGTCGGCGATGAGGACGGGTCTGCGGGACCCGAAGACTCGTGTAGGTCCGAACGGAGTGCGCTTGGAGGATACGGCGACTTCATCGGCGCGCACGAGAGCACGTACCCGAGGATGACGAAGCGAGAAAGCCACTTTGGACCGAGTTTGGACTACGACAAGTCGGAAATTTTCCACCTACAGTACCTGAACGTGGTCCTGGACTGCGAAGTGGCGAAGTGGATAGCGGAGCTGTGTAAGCTGGCGCGCGTGTACTGCAAGATGGGAAAGGGGCCAGTGCTGCTGGAAAGAAAGTACACGAAATTGGTGCCGGATCCAAAGGGGTCCGTTATACCAAGTCTGTGCACGGCTCAGTTTACAAACCTGTCAGCACATAGAAAAGTAAAGGAGAACCGAGCGACGCGTTATAAGAAGAAACGCCAAGTTCAAAACCAGGAGCATAAAAAGCATGGTCTCCTGTATCACCTGAGCAGCCACAGACACCACGAAGAAATATTGAGCAGAATCCAATCAATATCAGAGTCGATATCGAGATCGCTCTCTCAAAGTCAGTCGGCGTCACAAACCTCACGGTCGTCGCTATCGCAGAGCATGCTCGAGTCGCCAAACCTATCGCAATCGCATTCGCAGATTAGAGACCAAACGCCAAGGGAGTTGATATCACAGAGTAAGGACCTCATGGAACGATTTGAATTCAGCGACGACCCCGGATCGTCGGCGTCGTCAGACCAGGTTACACCGCAAAGCAGGTCTGTTTCACAGGGCAAGGCAGCTAAAACAGCTAGTCCAGCAAAGGTTAAAGAGAAAGACCCCCCTAAGCCTAAGAAGAGGAGCGGGAAGCCCGAAGTAAAGCCGAAGAAGAGCAAGTACCAGAAGTGGAACCTGGAGGAGGTCGAGCTCTTCATAAAGGCGCTCAACACGTACGGCGACGGAAAGTGGCGACACATAGAGCAGATGTACTTCCTGGGAAAAAAATCCCAGGCGCAGCTCAAGGACAAGTGGGTGAACCTCGTCAAGTTCGGCCACATTAAAAAGGTGGACATAATCAGGGAGAACGGGACGATCGGCCGAATCTGGGTGCCGGTGGAGTCGCCGGGCATCACTGACTTTAAGgcaaagtaa
- a CDS encoding uncharacterized protein (peptidyl-prolyl cis-trans isomerase, FKBP-type domain containing protein) → MSDTEYHTPEEDMVDDLDDSVTVEECISKANTYKASGNELYKQSKFKDSSECYENGITWIKKIENLEPSHKQLLSILYSNLCATCIETCDYTKAKENADNAILNNKDNVKAYYRRAQALFNTGSFEQALKDCDHLLKLDKNDPNVNNLVRKINQKMKASEKEQKKAFGGLFSKVGGLYDDRQIEMQNKKQKKYEDYLKGQREKGEDEMDFEAWEKFEQDEEAKKEVERTNKVKEEDVKKSKTQEDETPEFDEEDQKIINETKKMGYCYFGKKKEDTTEEATPTNRNNSTVLPVRQTVSPESKVSPGSVEKSNIIVECTGHNLRGERFVEKKIWKNASSDMTQWCKRKLEEVLMKASYANEPNPNDSSKNILEMFNDINLDNLDNGGLSKLQKLAGMVHKSSIEPKSVEALEGDAQIAFIRGTRRYLFDFSCNINLEIKIDTNVGTTKSEGEKDEAQVSTYKGELELKEISSEMESGKSWKDYMKVKYKSKIKSEHEELAKDMMEIFKQSVSEKIEEFLSEYKKQ, encoded by the exons ATGTCAGATACCGAGTATCATACCCCCGAAGAAGATATGGTTGATGATTTGGATGACTCGGTAACCGTCGAAGAATGTATATCCAAAGCAAACACATATAAGGCATCAGGAAAtgaattatataaacaatcCAAATTTAAAGATTCGTCTGAATGTTATGAg AATGGAATCACGTGGATTAAAAAGATTGAGAATTTGGAACCTTCCCACAAACAACTATTGAGTATACTGTACAGTAATCTATGTGCTACGTGTATTGAAACCTGTGATTACACAAAGGCAAAAGAAAACGCAGATAACGCaatattaaacaacaaggacaacGTGAAG GCCTACTATCGCCGAGCGCAAGCTCTATTTAACACAGGGTCCTTCGAACAGGCGCTGAAAGATTGCGACCACCTACTGAAGTTGGATAAAAATGACCCTAACGTAAACAATCTAGTTAGGAAAATAAACCAGAAGATGAAGGCCTCAGAAAAGGAACAGAAGAAG GCGTTCGGTGGCCTATTTTCAAAAGTGGGAGGGTTGTACGACGACCGCCAAATTGAAAtgcaaaataaaaaacagaaaaagTACGAAGACTACCTGAAGGGACAAAGAG AAAAGGGAGAAGATGAAATGGACTTTGAAGCATGGGAGAAGTTTGAACAGGACGAAGAAGCGAAGAAGGAAGTGGAAAGaacaaataaagtaaaggaagaagacgttaaaaaaagtaaaacacAGGAAGATGAAACGCCGGAATTTGATGAAGAGGAtcagaaaataataaatgaaacGAAAAAGATGG GATACTGTTACTTtggaaagaagaaggaagacaCGACAGAAGAGGCAACACCAACAAACAGAAACAATAGTACAGTGTTGCCAGTTAGGCAAACAGTATCGCCGGAATCGAAAGTTA gTCCAGGAAGCGTCGAAAAGAGCAATATCATCGTGGAATGCACAGGGCACAACTTACGAGGAGAAAGGTTCGTTGAAAAGAAGATATGGAAAAACGCAAGTTCAGATATGACACAATGGTGTAAGAGGAAACTGGAAGAAGTGCTGATGAAAGCATCGTACGCAAATGAACCGAACCCAAATGACTCGAGCAAAAACATACTGGAAATGTTCAACGAT ataaaTCTGGATAACTTGGACAACGGAGGCCTCTCGAAGTTGCAGAAACTGGCAGGAATGGTCCATAAGAGCAGCATTGAGCCCAAATCAGTGGAAGCACTGGAGGGAGATGCACAAATAGCATTCATAAGAGGAACAAGAAGATACCTGTTCGATTTCAGCTGCAACATAAACctggaaataaaaattgatacGAACGTAGGAACCACAAAGTCAGAAGGTGAAAAGGATGAAGCACAAGTGTCAACATATAAAG GAGAGttggagctgaaggaaatATCAAGTGAAATGGAATCAGGAAAGAGCTGGAAGGACTACatgaaagtaaaatataagtCGAAGATTAAGTCAGAACACGAAGAGCTAGCGAAGGATATGATGGAAATATTTAAGCAAAGCGTGtcagaaaaaatagaagaattTCTGtcagaatataaaaaacagtaa
- a CDS encoding uncharacterized protein (IQ calmodulin-binding region domain containing protein): MRVYSQRGFRFVLNDRQYDLLYVDDLTDDETIVCLLRRYLDQKYFTYFGNVLFYIQPLDRDPLREYSNFIYSTSSESHLFPFLKELFIRTISTAEAMQTNTNFNVFFYGDNNFGQLRATQTSLVFLVQFVHSLGLEVGFRLNKDVQPTGLFNTKVSNAFKILENMSDYNSNSRLSNYMVTYKMNFDDKNELKSITMSPNFSTDLSCCVVSYSFREFLLRNVTPFYPKLNLRFPSLFYGVLQSLARGHNSQWFSDCKITRDCAIKALELLPTHEVRDSNYHVLNFAKMMDLFLMIGFTVDEVKYIINILSSIVMLDHKHTEEVRKRIIFAGVDLLDLILDLLQIDLLNKSDSELKYNDILFKFEILSNARSRKFDTLSSAIYLRLKHLVYLKLNTYLSVDSNGITKSLCLHCNFGSNPYAQFIKFSDYHLPWHLSEEFFMNKMFKTIMNDLKGPPYLEFVARNLALVDSATSREGLLSRIILETVRSNNESTMPDFDGTGVSHSWHDMTYNIPNVLKIESTLYSISPMIKTLLKYSKNQFLSMMLFSNRSLHQSLGNCASALSYYFYLNDTDYDTSYYVVCSTPVDFKKSNYQDRFNLMNFNGTANILYNSFTRKLPLLEICNARRTLDVHIVPVVEYMRQNVSLVYMLTSKEHHRSIPHLKEEQLAQLLFSLLSVPESMYRISHGVLTMKKTLYIKILTLLDDYLKRHTETIVFIQRWWKDHRMPMVRKRLVKLVTRVQSLARMENARKEARLAKQGKDNALAFVGLVATLFRLNNCLNTTSTKTRQLLHHMEKQFHEKEYEYLQQSAATYIQAMWRGAIERKKYSLVKQNRFEEFAIVFIQSSVRRILASSQILNVRNTKTISATMIQSYFRGYLARKNMGDQINFIKLYKDYDSVSLQMKRLISVQTNLPPGFIKVQNLVRMHFVRRQFLHLKNCLEKVQALGMTKDARLSYLEKVRAALKIQRWWRCRNKDSFPAISTNPIYYINTKEQASLAVLAKELKNLGVHVFHFSVYQDIRRIYPNSWALMPLCFVKNIKLMQRSSADLNYTQIRKIEYVKFAVGSTHSLMLISTKNGSCVYSWGWNDKGQLGRRNLYPLQPSDKDFMQMEPLEFEDEYRDKLYEGISDRINIEEIACGNDFSVALSSRGRVFTWGDNSLGQCGHGRRLMRVHDPRPLDFVGVDFICCASLHTVISVSGEYYVFGNAFERLIFRPVNVKTLVPHLRNQTIKKVRCAGSTTLLYTEELDYVLNVFSQLHSFQSMYNLKGSIKSFCTNGKMVCAAVEIWRGEDQNAETNVYVLGQVRCVVSQEKNTFASKSLFVGAFKEKFENLGKKKTKHSWLDVHSTHGSTCFLEHPTEVLLPREPIDVFCDQQQLIFTTNAGVYATRVFQVLSESSSDFEILDNCTIDIKQGANIRLEPSLYQFTNIAKKRPTIYLSSNSLSHSIGYTF; the protein is encoded by the exons ATGCGTGTGTATTCTCAGCGTGGATTTAGATTTGTCCTCAATGATCGCCAATACGATCTCCTGTACGTGGATGACCTGACCGATGACGAGACCATAGTATGCCTGCTGAGGCGTTACCTTGATCAAAAGTACTTTACGTATTTCGGGAACGTGCTTTTCTACATTCAGCCGCTAGACAGGGACCCGCTTCGGGAATATTCTAACTTCATATACTCCACATCCTCAGAATCGCACCTTTTCCCGTTTCTCAAGGAGCTGTTTAT TCGAACTATTTCAACAGCCGAAGCGATGCAAACGAACACAAATTTCAATGTCTTTTTCTACGGAGATAATAACTTCGGACAGCTTCGGGCAACTCAGACGTCGTTGGTGTTTCTGGTTCAGTTCGTTCACTCACTGGGACTGGAGGTAGGTTTTCGCCTAAATAAAGACGTTCAGCCCACCGGTTTGTTTAACACGAAGGTGTCGAATGCCTTTAAGATACTCGAGAACATGAGTGACTATAACTCGAACAGTAGACTTTCAAACTACATGGTCACGTACAAGATGAACTTTGACGACAAAAACGAGCTCAAGTCAATAACAATGTCGCCGAACTTCTCTACGGACTTGTCATG CTGTGTTGTTTCCTATTCGTTCAGAGAGTTTCTGCTGAGGAACGTCACGCCCTTTTACCCGAAGTTGAACTTGCGTTTCCCATCGCTCTTTTACGGGGTGCTTCAATCATTGGCCAGAGGACATAATAGTCAGTGGTTTTCTGACTGTAAGATTACAAGGGACTGCGCCATAAAGGCGCTGGAACTTCTTCCGACACACGAGGTCAGGGACTCTAACTATCACGTTCTGAACTTCGCAAAG ATGATGGATCTGTTCCTAATGATAGGGTTCACAGTGGATGAAGTGAAGTATATAATTAACATACTGAGCTCAATAGTCATGCTTGAC CACAAACACACCGAAGAAGTGAGAAAGAGAATAATATTCGCCGGAGTGGACCTGTTGGACCTGATACTCGATCTCCTGCAAATCGACTTGCTCAATAAATCCGATTCGGAGCTGAAGTACAACGATATCCTCTTTAAGTTTGAGATTCTGTCAAACGCGCGCTCCAGGAAGTTTGACACACTGTCGTCTGCGATATATCTGAGGCTTAAGCACCTGGTGTACCTGAAGCTTAACACGTACCTGAGTGTGGACTCGAATGGGATAAC GAAATCGCTGTGCCTGCACTGTAACTTTGGCTCTAACCCGTACGCCCAGTTTATTAAGTTCTCGGACTACCACCTGCCGTGGCACCTCTCAGAGGAGTTCTTCATGAACAAGATGTTTAAGACGATTATGAATGACTTGAAGGGGCCGCCGTATTTGGAGTTCGTGGCCAGGAATTTGGCATTGGTGGATTCAGCCACCTCGAGGGAGGGGCTGTTGTCAAGGATCATACTGGAGACAGTGAGATCGAACAACGAATCGACGATGCCGGATTTTGATGGGACAGGTG TGTCGCACTCGTGGCATGACATGACATATAACATTCCAAATGTGTTAAAGATTGAGTCTACGCTGTACTCGATTTCTCCAA TGATCAAGACGCTGTTAAAGTACTCGAAGAACCAGTTCCTCTCGATGATGCTGTTTTCAAACAGGTCGTTGCACCAGAGTTTGGGAAACTGCGCATCGGCGCTGAGCTACTACTTTTATTTGAATGACACG GATTATGACACCTCGTACTACGTAGTGTGCTCCACTCCCGTAGACTTTAAGAAATCGAACTATCAA GACCGGTTTAACCTGATGAATTTTAATGGGACTGCAAACATACTGTACAACTCGTTCACAAGGAAGTTGCCGCTTCTG gaGATATGCAACGCACGAAGGACTCTGGACGTACACATAGTGCCTGTAGTGGAGTATATGAGGCAGAATGTTTCGCTGGTTTATATGCTGACGAGCAAGGAGCATCACAGATCAATACCgcacctgaaggaggagcagctggCACAGCTGCTGTTTTCACTACTTTCAGTGCCTGAGAGCATGTATCGCATAAGTCACGGAGTGTTGACCATGAAGAAAACGCTATATATTAAGATCTTGACACTGCTGGACGATTACCTGAAGAGGCACACCGAGACGATAGTGTTCATCCAGAGGTGGTGGAAGGACCACAGGATGCCAATGGTGAGGAAACGTTTAGTCAAACTGGTCACGAGAGTGCAGTCGCTGGCGAGGATGGAAAACGCAAGGAAGGAGGCAAGATTGGCGAAACAGGGAAAAGACAACGCTTTGGCGTTCGTAGGGCTCGTTGCAACGCTGTTCCGCCTTAACAACTGCTTGAACACGACGAGCACGAAGACGAGACAGCTGTTGCATCACATGGAAAAGCAGTTCCACGAAAAGGAATACGAGTACCTGCAGCAGTCAGCGGCAACGTACATCCAGGCGATGTGGCGAGGCGCGATTGAACGAAAGAAGTACTCGCTGGTCAAGCAGAACAGATTCGAGGAGTTCGCAATCGTATTCATACAGTCGAGTGTGAGGAGAATACTGGCCTCGTCGCAAATACTGAACGTGAGGAACACGAAGACGATCAGCGCAACCATGATACAGTCGTACTTCAGAGGGTACCTGGCGAGGAAGAA CATGGGGGACCAAATCAACTTCATCAAGCTCTACAAGGACTACGACTCGGTCTCACTGCAGATGAAGAGGCTTATCTCGGTGCAGACGAACCTGCCGCCGGGGTTCATCAAGGTGCAGAACCTGGTGAGAATGCACTTCGTGAGGAGGCAGTTCCTGCACCTGAAGAACTGCCTGGAAAAGGTGCAGGCGCTGGGAATGACGAAGGACGCGAGGCTGTCGTACCTGGAGAAGGTGAGGGCCGCGCTGAAAATACAGCGCTGGTGGCGCTGCAGGAACAAGGACTCGTTCCCGGCAATCAGCACGAACCCGATCTACTACATCAACACGAAGGAGCAGGCGTCGCTGGCCGTGCTCgcgaaggagctgaagaacctggGAGTCCACGTCTTCCACTTCAGCGTCTACCAGGACATCAGGCGAATATACCCGAACTCGTGGGCGCTGATGCCGCTGTGCTTCGTGAAGAACATAAAGCTGATGCAAAGGTCCTCTGCGGACCTTAACTACACCCAGATCCGGAAGATCGAGTACGTGAAGTTCGCTGTGGGATCGACACACAGCCTCATGCTCATTTCTACCAAAAAT GGATCCTGCGTGTATTCTTGGGGATGGAACGACAAGGGGCAGCTGGGAAGGAGGAATCTATACCCTTTGCAGCCTTCGGACAAGGACTTCATGCAGATGGAGCCCCTGGAATTCGAGGACGAGTACCGGGATAAGTTGTACGAGGGCATATCGGACAGAATAAACATTGAGGAAATAGCATGTGGCAATGACTTCTCAGTGGCCCTGAGTTCGAGAGGGCGAGTCTTCACCTGGGGAGACAACTCTCTTGGACAGTGCGGCCACGGGAGAAGGCTGATGAGAGTCCACGATCCGAGGCCCCTAGACTTTGTAGGGGTCGATTTCATCTGCTGCGCATCGCTGCACACCGTCATCTCAGTGTCCGGCGAGTATTACGTCTTCGGAAACGCCTTCGAAAGGCTCATTTTCAGGCCAGTCAATGTGAAGACGTTGGTCCCGCACCTGAGGAACCAGACCATCAAGAAGGTCAGGTGTGCAGGCTCAACCACCCTTCTGTATACCGAGGAGCTGGACTACGTCCTGAACGTGTTCTCGCAGCTCCACAGCTTCCAGAGCATGTACAACCTGAAGGGCAGCATCAAGTCGTTCTGCACTAACGGAAAGATGGTGTGCGCGGCCGTGGAGATATGGCGCGGCGAGGACCAGAACGCAGAGACCAATGTCTACGTGCTCGGGCAGGTGAGGTGTGTGGTATCGCAGGAGAAGAACACCTTCGCGAGCAAGAGCCTCTTCGTGGGCGCCTTCAAGGAAAAGTTCGAAAACCTGggcaagaagaagacgaagcaCTCTTGGCTCGACGTGCACTCCACTCACGGGAGCACCTGCTTCCTGGAGCATCCGACCGAGGTGCTGCTGCCCAGGGAGCCGATAGACGTCTTCTGCgaccagcagcagctgatTTTCACGACGAACGCGGGTGTGTACGCCACCAGGGTTTTCCAGGTTCTGAGCGAGAGCTCCAGCGACTTCGAGATTCTGGACAACTGCACGATCGACATAAAGCAGGGCGCCAACATAAGGCTGGAGCCATCGCTATACCAGTTCACGAACATCGCGAAGAAGAGGCCCACCATATACCTTTCGTCGAACAGCCTATCTCACTCCATAGGTTATACGTTTTAG